Proteins co-encoded in one Malus sylvestris chromosome 7, drMalSylv7.2, whole genome shotgun sequence genomic window:
- the LOC126630362 gene encoding trihelix transcription factor PTL-like — protein sequence MDDYGPPDLRHLMASKTQFCKPLQFPEQFSVHLNLTPPPPPPPHYHHHPIAVGSEIVAAAGLLDHHRYTSMITTTACHPSITISGNASAAAAMYGIESEHGWNNIDGANNNNSRWPRQETLTLLEIRSALDSKFKETNQKGPLWDEVSRIMAEEHGFQRTGKKCKEKFENLYKYYKKTKEGKSGRQDGKHYRFFRQLEAIYGDHHQSSNQSSIYGKSNPLLCHTTPSGSFDRDQNQEEVVVQDQKIISCESLSSNNSTEFDQTPPSENNDDNESLSAIGYFMMNQSMESLKNENKSYATQVKKKWKAKVEEFVSSQMGKVMKTQEALMEKMVKSIEDSADERIAKEEEWRKQEAAKYEREVHEFWAKERAWVETRDAAIMEALSKYTGQGAYNNNGKDDIAKETGNDNRKNYPRWTEHEVASLIQLRTSSELTFQESEYLKEGGVWEEIAAKMGSLGYTRSGGECKEKWENISICFRMTTEWNKMHKQETKTNNMYFSQMFCYEEGPEVWNQRQDGMGVQLMDEGVSPSCSNMDVNSSSLHIPFNGGENLWDERYSHVTNSPRDNC from the exons ATGGATGACTATGGACCTCCAGATCTCCGGCATCTGATGGCCTCAAAAACCCAGTTTTGTAAGCCCTTACAATTCCCAGAGCAATTTTCAGTACACCTCAATCTCACGCCTCCACCGCCACCGCCGCCCCATTATCATCACCACCCCATAGCGGTAGGCAGTGAGATTGTTGCAGCTGCTGGCTTGCTTGATCATCATCGTTATACTAGTATGATCACTACAACTGCTTGTCATCCTAGTATTACTATTAGTGGTAATGCTTCTGCTGCTGCTGCGATGTATGGGATAGAGTCGGAGCATGGATGGAATAATATTGATGgagcaaataataataatagtagaTGGCCAAGACAAGAAACCCTTACTCTTTTGGAGATTAGATCTGCTCTTGATTCCAAGTTCAAGGAGACTAATCAGAAAGGACCCCTGTGGGATGAAGTCTCTAG GATAATGGCTGAGGAACATGGATTCCAGAGAACTGGGAAGAAATGCAAAGAAAAGTTTGAGAACTTGTACAAGTACTACAAGAAAACCAAGGAAGGGAAGTCTGGGAGGCAAGATGGGAAGCACTATAGGTTCTTTCGTCAGCTTGAAGCAATTTATGGAGATCATCATCAAAGTAGCAATCAGTCCTCCATTTACGGTAAATCAAACCCTCTTCTTTGTCACACTACTCCGAGTGGCAGTTTTGACCGAGATCAAAACCAAGAAGAAGTAGTTGTGCAAGACCAAAAGATTATAAGCTGCGAGAGCCTTAGTTCCAATAACTCAACTGAATTTGATCAAACCCCACCCTCGGAGAACAACGACGACAATGAGTCACTTTCAGCTATTGGTTATTTCATGATGAATCAGTCAATGGAGAGCCTTAAGAATGAGAATAAAAGTTATGCGACCCAGGTAAAGAAGAAATGGAAAGCAAAGGTGGAGGAGTTTGTGAGTTCACAAATGGGGAAGGTAATGAAGACCCAGGAGGCATTGATGGAGAAGATGGTAAAGAGTATTGAAGATAGTGCGGATGAGAGGATAGCTAAGGAAGAAGAATGGAGGAAGCAAGAGGCGGCCAAGTATGAGCGAGAAGTGCACGAGTTTTGGGCTAAGGAGAGAGCATGGGTTGAAACTCGAGATGCGGCGATAATGGAGGCTCTAAGCAAATATACAGGCCAAGGAGCTTACAACAACAATGGCAAGGACGATATTGCAAAAGAAACTGGTAATGATAACAGGAAGAATTATCCTAGATGGACTGAACATGAAGTTGCAAGTTTAATACAGCTGAGGACTAGCTCGGAACTCACATTCCAAGAAAGTGAGTATCTGAAGGAGGGGGGAGTGTGGGAGGAGATAGCTGCAAAAATGGGTAGTTTGGGCTACACAAGGAGTGGAGGGGAGTGTAAAGAGAAATGGGAGAATATAAGCATTTGTTTTAGAATGACAACAGAATGGAACAAGATGCACAAACAAGAAACGAAGACTAATAACATGTATTTTAGTCAGATGTTTTGTTATGAAGAAGGCCCGGAAGTTTGGAATCAAAGGCAGGATGGGATGGGAGTTCAACTAATggatgagggagtttcaccatCGTGTTCTAATATGGATGTGAACTCTAGCTCATTGCACATTCCATTTAATGGAGGAGAAAACCTGTGGGACGAGAGATACTCTCATGTAACCAACTCACCACGTGACAACTGTTAA